In Notolabrus celidotus isolate fNotCel1 chromosome 10, fNotCel1.pri, whole genome shotgun sequence, one DNA window encodes the following:
- the LOC117819938 gene encoding filamin A-interacting protein 1-like, with amino-acid sequence MQDKSARWASRRRREDLSRDDLLFLLSILEGELQARDEVIAVLKPERTDPALLRAHYGFGGPEKVLCALQRDSIQAQKDLLQDVYKNPIAEFNHFVKAQKRSSEQMLEQFLEVSRSHSSILHKLEEQEKSHRASIQKSNCLTTLLEQDRERLKLLIAKEREYQEIRHQKSEREVSALKDELNTLKAFALLVVQEQQSLSEQLEEQQRRVKELTTITDHIKQEVRAAHPSSLHLEVELNNQVSIFNKGQDTMTAPSLLSEVEVLRRRVVEMEGKDEELIRMWDQCRDLDRRLARETSYCRSLKVEVDKLTGRISELDRIEDALGKSKRDCTLLMGSLEQEREVSKRLSAELNTLKVRVRELEAVESKQEKSEAVIRQDLTKLRSLTVALVEDRKTMAEKLKQAEEKLNRKEGKRNEHSNLATMTERLKDETQQALRCKADLEERIRSIGKEKEELQGRLIAEEERTRELQSKMTIMRSRLQVLENRKEKEEKYAHSSISNNTNHRRCQTEDNKVKELTQELDRLRKRLQDKEVLEGELVQVEGDFESLQKRFRDELKRSQALTEELEMSKRELSKYKQAEKQDVNQEHLLLCRLQKEQVKSRLLGREVDTLKEKLQKLMGTDESICRVQTDHSMLQRKLTLQEGRNRELAKEMKELSGELERYRQSKNLSSGANGPHFPDLYQTTKEVQTDPDDSLPPYSNHGRRVEEESEEEDPNHNEEVSSRRSSLVNNLNSLNSANNNVSQHSSQSTNGIDVHQANGEVMTLTHTPGQPLHIKVTPHHILNTATLEISSPTGDAATSYTSTAVIPTTGASPKQRITIIQNSPVSANAKTPPSSPDGTVSPTISRVLSPNSPRSPTPDHTGSPIQIVTFRTCSPEPAEVANQASAFCKTPERQNSWQHQRSNSADTSPSIITTEENKIHIHVGSPYIQSLNGMTHSIPQPVGPYYLRHEQRTQVLTNGCHVTGVGKITSSITISPASSSASHSSNITVSGLCD; translated from the exons ATGCAAGACAAGAGTGCAAGGTGGGCCAGCAGACGCAGGAGAGAGGACCTGTCCCGTGATGACTTGCTGTTTCTGCTCAGTATTCTGGAGGGAGAGCTACAg GCCAGAGATGAGGTAATCGCTGTGTTGAAACCTGAGAGGACGGATCCAGCTCTACTGAGGGCCCACTATGGTTTTGGTGGACCAGAAAAGGTGCTCTGTGCCCTGCAGAGAGACTCCATCCAGGCCCAAAAGGACCTCCTGCAGGACGTGTACAAAAATCCAATCGCTGAG TTCAACCACTTTGTAAAGGCTCAGAAGCGCTCATCCGAACAGATGCTGGAGCAGTTCCTGGAGGTATCTCGGTCTCATAGCAGCATTCTCCACAAGCTCGAGGAGCAAGAGAAGAGCCACAGGGCTTCAATCCAGAAGAGCAACTGCCTGACCACTCTCCTGgagcaggacagagagag ACTTAAGCTCCTGATCGCAAAGGAAAGAGAGTACCAGGAGATAAGGCATCAGAAAAGTGAAAGAGAGGTATCGGCTCTAAAGGACGAGCTGAACACGCTGAAGGCTTTTGCGCTGCTGGTTGTTCAGGAGCAACAGAGTCTGAGcgagcagctggaggagcagcagcgtCGTGTCAAAGAGCTTACCACCATCACTGACCACATCAAGCAGGAGGTCAGAGCTGCTCACCCCAGTTCTCTGCACCTCGAAGTGGAGCTAAATAACCAAGTTTCTATCTTCAACAAAGGCCAGGATACCATGACGGCCCCAAGCTTGCTGTCAGAGGTGGAGGTGCTGAGGAGGAGGGTGGTGGAAATGGAAGGGAAAGACGAGGAGCTGATTCGCATGTGGGACCAGTGTCGGGACTTGGACCGCAGACTGGCGAGGGAGACCAGCTACTGTCGCAGCTTGAAAGTAGAGGTGGATAAACTCACTGGCAGAATCAGCGAGTTGGACAGGATAGAGGACGCTTTAGGCAAGAGCAAACGGGACTGCACTCTCCTCATGGGCAGCTTGGAGCAGGAGAGGGAGGTTAGCAAGAGGCTGTCGGCTGAGCTCAACACTCTGAAGGTCAGGGTGAGAGAGCTCGAGGCTGTTGAAAGCAAACAGGAAAAGAGTGAAGCGGTGATTAGACAGGACCTGACCAAGCTCAGATCACTCACTGTAGCTTTGGTGGAGGACAGGAAGACGATGGCAGAGAAGCTCAAACAGGCTGAGgaaaaactcaacaggaaaGAGGGCAAGAGGAATGAGCACAGCAATTTGGCAACAATGACAGAAAGACTGAAAGATGAGACGCAACAGGCACTGAGGTGTAAGGCAGATTTGGAGGAAAGGATTAGGAGCataggaaaggaaaaagaagagctCCAGGGCAGACTAatagcagaggaggagaggaccaGAGAGCTGCAAAGTAAAATGACGATAATGAGAAGTAGGTTACAGGTGCTGGAAAACaggaaggaaaaggaggagaagtACGCACACAGTTCGATATCGAACAACACTAACCATCGCCGCTGCCAAACAGAAGACAATAAAGTCAAAGAACTGACCCAAGAGCTAGACAGGCTGCGAAAGAGACTACAGGACAAGGAGGTGTTGGAGGGAGAACTGGTGCAGGTGGAGGGGGACTTTGAGTCCCTGCAAAAGAGGTTCAGGGATGAGCTGAAGAGGTCCCAGGCTCTAACAGAGGAGCTTGAGATGTCAAAGAGGGAACTTTCAAAGTACAAGCAGGCGGAGAAGCAGGACGTCAACCAGGAACaccttctcctctgccgtcttCAGAAGGAGCAGGTTAAATCCCGGCTGTTAGGCAGGGAGGTGGATACTTTGAAGGAGAAACTGCAGAAGCTGATGGGAACCGACGAGTCCATCTGCAGGGTCCAGACGGATCACTCCATGCTGCAGAGGAAGCTGACCCTGCAGGAGGGCAGGAACAGAGAGCTGGCCAAAGAGATGAAGGAACTGAGTGGTGAGCTTGAAAGGTACAGACAAAGTAAGAACCTTTCATCTGGTGCCAACGGGCCACACTTCCCTGACCTTTATCAGACCACCAAAGAAGTGCAGACGGATCCGGACGACAGCCTGCCTCCTTACAGCAATCATGGcaggagagtagaagaagaaagcgAGGAGGAGGACCCGAACCACAATGAGGAAGTCTCAAGCAGAAGAAGCTCTCTTGTCAATAACCTCAACAGCCTGAACAGTGCAAATAACAATGTAAGCCAACACAGCAGCCAATCAACCAACGGCATTGATGTGCACCAAGCAAATGGTGAGGTGATGACGTTAACGCACACACCAGGGCAGCCCTTGCACATCAAAGTAACACCTCATCACATACTTAATACAGCTACACTTGAGATTAGCAGCCCAACCGGGGACGCAGCTACGTCCTACACCAGCACTGCAGTCATTCCGACAACTGGGGCATCACCTAAGCAGAGGATCACCATCATCCAGAACTCCCCAGTGTCTGCAAACGCTAAAACACCCCCTTCAAGCCCCGATGGCACCGTCTCCCCAACAATCTCCCGGGTGCTTAGTCCAAATTCCCCACGCTCCCCGACACCAGACCACACCGGTTCTCCGATTCAGATCGTAACATTCCGTACCTGTTCCCCAGAGCCGGCAGAGGTCGCCAATCAGGCTTCAGCGTTCTGCAAGACACCAGAGCGGCAGAACAGCTGGCAACATCAGAGGTCCAACAGTGCCGACACAAGCCCAAGCATCATCACCACAGAAGAGAACAAGATCCATATCCACGTGGGGAGCCCCTACATCCAGTCTCTGAATGGTATGACCCACAGCATCCCGCAGCCTGTCGGGCCGTACTACCTCCGACATGAGCAGCGGACGCAAGTGCTCACCAATGGCTGTCATGTCACGGGTGTCGGCAAGATTACAAGTAGCATCACTATATCCCCTGCTTCCTCTTCAGCTTCACATTCCTCTAATATTACAGTAAGTGGCCTTTGTGATTAG